In the Loxodonta africana isolate mLoxAfr1 chromosome 1, mLoxAfr1.hap2, whole genome shotgun sequence genome, one interval contains:
- the CRIP3 gene encoding cysteine-rich protein 3 isoform X6, which produces MSWTCPRCQLPVYFAEKVSSLGKNWHPFCLKCERCHSILSPGGHAEHNGRPYCHKPCYGALFGPRGVNIGGVGSYLYNPPTHTPASSTSLSPSSFSPPRPRTGLPQGKKSPPHMKTFTGETSLCPGCGEPVYFAEKVMSLGRNWHRPCLRCQRCQKTLTAGSHAEHDGLPYCHVLCYGCLFVPKGVNIGDVGCYIYDPAEMKSK; this is translated from the exons ATGAGCTGGACCTGCCCGCGTTGCCAGCTACCCGTTTACTTTG CTGAGAAGGTGAGCTCCCTGGGCAAGAACTGGCACCCCTTCTGCCTGAAATGTGAGCGCTGCCACAGCATCCTGTCCCCCGGGGGGCACGCAGAG CACAATGGGAGGCCGTATTGCCACAAGCCATGTTACGGGGCTCTCTTCGGACCCAGGG GGGTGAATATTGGTGGTGTGGGCTCCTATCTCTACAATCCCCCCACTCACACCCCTGCCAGCAGCACTTCCCTCAGCCCCAGCAGCTTCAGCCCCCCTAGACCCAGGACTGGCCTTCCCCAGGGAAAGAAAA GCCCTCCCCACATGAAGACATTCACTGGGGAGACTTCACTGTGCCCTGGCTGTGGGGAGCCCGTCTATTTTG CTGAGAAGGTGATGTCTTTGGGCAGAAATTGGCACCGGCCCTGTCTGAGGTGCCAGCGCTGCCAGAAGACCCTGACTGCTGGGAGCCATGCTGAG CATGACGGCCTCCCCTACTGCCACGTCCTGTGCTATGGCTGCCTGTTTGTCCCCAAAG GTGTGAACATTGGCGACGTGGGCTGCTACATTTATGACCCAGCAGAGATGAAATCCAAATGA
- the CRIP3 gene encoding cysteine-rich protein 3 isoform X4 produces MSWTCPRCQLPVYFAEKVSSLGKNWHPFCLKCERCHSILSPGGHAEHNGRPYCHKPCYGALFGPRGVNIGGVGSYLYNPPTHTPASSTSLSPSSFSPPRPRTGLPQGKKSPPHMKTFTGETSLCPGCGEPVYFAEKVMSLGRNWHRPCLRCQRCQKTLTAGSHAEVCRAGMGVYAGRRETGDGKRQAEMGFLFLSLSQHDGLPYCHVLCYGCLFVPKGVNIGDVGCYIYDPAEMKSK; encoded by the exons ATGAGCTGGACCTGCCCGCGTTGCCAGCTACCCGTTTACTTTG CTGAGAAGGTGAGCTCCCTGGGCAAGAACTGGCACCCCTTCTGCCTGAAATGTGAGCGCTGCCACAGCATCCTGTCCCCCGGGGGGCACGCAGAG CACAATGGGAGGCCGTATTGCCACAAGCCATGTTACGGGGCTCTCTTCGGACCCAGGG GGGTGAATATTGGTGGTGTGGGCTCCTATCTCTACAATCCCCCCACTCACACCCCTGCCAGCAGCACTTCCCTCAGCCCCAGCAGCTTCAGCCCCCCTAGACCCAGGACTGGCCTTCCCCAGGGAAAGAAAA GCCCTCCCCACATGAAGACATTCACTGGGGAGACTTCACTGTGCCCTGGCTGTGGGGAGCCCGTCTATTTTG CTGAGAAGGTGATGTCTTTGGGCAGAAATTGGCACCGGCCCTGTCTGAGGTGCCAGCGCTGCCAGAAGACCCTGACTGCTGGGAGCCATGCTGAGGTGTGCAGGGCAGGGATGGGTGTGTATGCTGGGAGGAGGGAGACTGGAGATGGGAAGAGACAGGCTGAGATgggctttctttttctctccttgtcCCAGCATGACGGCCTCCCCTACTGCCACGTCCTGTGCTATGGCTGCCTGTTTGTCCCCAAAG GTGTGAACATTGGCGACGTGGGCTGCTACATTTATGACCCAGCAGAGATGAAATCCAAATGA
- the CRIP3 gene encoding cysteine-rich protein 3 isoform X5 yields MSWTCPRCQLPVYFAEKVSSLGKNWHPFCLKCERCHSILSPGGHAEHNGRPYCHKPCYGALFGPRGVNIGGVGSYLYNPPTHTPASSTSLSPSSFSPPRPRTGLPQGKKTEKVMSLGRNWHRPCLRCQRCQKTLTAGSHAEHDGLPYCHVLCYGCLFVPKGGQPYPDAEPRVWHVYGLWGCEQLPLWSNTPQPSSNSPQPSTEHHKALGDGVLSLRCEHWRRGLLHL; encoded by the exons ATGAGCTGGACCTGCCCGCGTTGCCAGCTACCCGTTTACTTTG CTGAGAAGGTGAGCTCCCTGGGCAAGAACTGGCACCCCTTCTGCCTGAAATGTGAGCGCTGCCACAGCATCCTGTCCCCCGGGGGGCACGCAGAG CACAATGGGAGGCCGTATTGCCACAAGCCATGTTACGGGGCTCTCTTCGGACCCAGGG GGGTGAATATTGGTGGTGTGGGCTCCTATCTCTACAATCCCCCCACTCACACCCCTGCCAGCAGCACTTCCCTCAGCCCCAGCAGCTTCAGCCCCCCTAGACCCAGGACTGGCCTTCCCCAGGGAAAGAAAA CTGAGAAGGTGATGTCTTTGGGCAGAAATTGGCACCGGCCCTGTCTGAGGTGCCAGCGCTGCCAGAAGACCCTGACTGCTGGGAGCCATGCTGAG CATGACGGCCTCCCCTACTGCCACGTCCTGTGCTATGGCTGCCTGTTTGTCCCCAAAGGTGGGCAGCCCTACCCTGACGCTGAACCTAGAGTATGGCATGTATATGGCCTGTGGGGATGTGAACAACTTCCCCTGTGGTCAAACACACCCCAGCCCTCTTCCAATTCCCCGCAGCCCTCAACTGAGCACCATAAGGCCCTTGGTGATGGGGTTCTCTCCCTCAGGTGTGAACATTGGCGACGTGGGCTGCTACATTTATGA
- the CRIP3 gene encoding cysteine-rich protein 3 isoform X2: MSWTCPRCQLPVYFAEKVSSLGKNWHPFCLKCERCHSILSPGGHAEHNGRPYCHKPCYGALFGPRGVNIGGVGSYLYNPPTHTPASSTSLSPSSFSPPRPRTGLPQGKKTEKVMSLGRNWHRPCLRCQRCQKTLTAGSHAEVCRAGMGVYAGRRETGDGKRQAEMGFLFLSLSQHDGLPYCHVLCYGCLFVPKGGQPYPDAEPRVWHVYGLWGCEQLPLWSNTPQPSSNSPQPSTEHHKALGDGVLSLRCEHWRRGLLHL; this comes from the exons ATGAGCTGGACCTGCCCGCGTTGCCAGCTACCCGTTTACTTTG CTGAGAAGGTGAGCTCCCTGGGCAAGAACTGGCACCCCTTCTGCCTGAAATGTGAGCGCTGCCACAGCATCCTGTCCCCCGGGGGGCACGCAGAG CACAATGGGAGGCCGTATTGCCACAAGCCATGTTACGGGGCTCTCTTCGGACCCAGGG GGGTGAATATTGGTGGTGTGGGCTCCTATCTCTACAATCCCCCCACTCACACCCCTGCCAGCAGCACTTCCCTCAGCCCCAGCAGCTTCAGCCCCCCTAGACCCAGGACTGGCCTTCCCCAGGGAAAGAAAA CTGAGAAGGTGATGTCTTTGGGCAGAAATTGGCACCGGCCCTGTCTGAGGTGCCAGCGCTGCCAGAAGACCCTGACTGCTGGGAGCCATGCTGAGGTGTGCAGGGCAGGGATGGGTGTGTATGCTGGGAGGAGGGAGACTGGAGATGGGAAGAGACAGGCTGAGATgggctttctttttctctccttgtcCCAGCATGACGGCCTCCCCTACTGCCACGTCCTGTGCTATGGCTGCCTGTTTGTCCCCAAAGGTGGGCAGCCCTACCCTGACGCTGAACCTAGAGTATGGCATGTATATGGCCTGTGGGGATGTGAACAACTTCCCCTGTGGTCAAACACACCCCAGCCCTCTTCCAATTCCCCGCAGCCCTCAACTGAGCACCATAAGGCCCTTGGTGATGGGGTTCTCTCCCTCAGGTGTGAACATTGGCGACGTGGGCTGCTACATTTATGA
- the CRIP3 gene encoding cysteine-rich protein 3 isoform X1, whose product MSWTCPRCQLPVYFAEKVSSLGKNWHPFCLKCERCHSILSPGGHAEHNGRPYCHKPCYGALFGPRGVNIGGVGSYLYNPPTHTPASSTSLSPSSFSPPRPRTGLPQGKKSPPHMKTFTGETSLCPGCGEPVYFAEKVMSLGRNWHRPCLRCQRCQKTLTAGSHAEVCRAGMGVYAGRRETGDGKRQAEMGFLFLSLSQHDGLPYCHVLCYGCLFVPKGGQPYPDAEPRVWHVYGLWGCEQLPLWSNTPQPSSNSPQPSTEHHKALGDGVLSLRCEHWRRGLLHL is encoded by the exons ATGAGCTGGACCTGCCCGCGTTGCCAGCTACCCGTTTACTTTG CTGAGAAGGTGAGCTCCCTGGGCAAGAACTGGCACCCCTTCTGCCTGAAATGTGAGCGCTGCCACAGCATCCTGTCCCCCGGGGGGCACGCAGAG CACAATGGGAGGCCGTATTGCCACAAGCCATGTTACGGGGCTCTCTTCGGACCCAGGG GGGTGAATATTGGTGGTGTGGGCTCCTATCTCTACAATCCCCCCACTCACACCCCTGCCAGCAGCACTTCCCTCAGCCCCAGCAGCTTCAGCCCCCCTAGACCCAGGACTGGCCTTCCCCAGGGAAAGAAAA GCCCTCCCCACATGAAGACATTCACTGGGGAGACTTCACTGTGCCCTGGCTGTGGGGAGCCCGTCTATTTTG CTGAGAAGGTGATGTCTTTGGGCAGAAATTGGCACCGGCCCTGTCTGAGGTGCCAGCGCTGCCAGAAGACCCTGACTGCTGGGAGCCATGCTGAGGTGTGCAGGGCAGGGATGGGTGTGTATGCTGGGAGGAGGGAGACTGGAGATGGGAAGAGACAGGCTGAGATgggctttctttttctctccttgtcCCAGCATGACGGCCTCCCCTACTGCCACGTCCTGTGCTATGGCTGCCTGTTTGTCCCCAAAGGTGGGCAGCCCTACCCTGACGCTGAACCTAGAGTATGGCATGTATATGGCCTGTGGGGATGTGAACAACTTCCCCTGTGGTCAAACACACCCCAGCCCTCTTCCAATTCCCCGCAGCCCTCAACTGAGCACCATAAGGCCCTTGGTGATGGGGTTCTCTCCCTCAGGTGTGAACATTGGCGACGTGGGCTGCTACATTTATGA
- the CRIP3 gene encoding cysteine-rich protein 3 isoform X3: MALPPSTTLHNGRPYCHKPCYGALFGPRGVNIGGVGSYLYNPPTHTPASSTSLSPSSFSPPRPRTGLPQGKKSPPHMKTFTGETSLCPGCGEPVYFAEKVMSLGRNWHRPCLRCQRCQKTLTAGSHAEVCRAGMGVYAGRRETGDGKRQAEMGFLFLSLSQHDGLPYCHVLCYGCLFVPKGGQPYPDAEPRVWHVYGLWGCEQLPLWSNTPQPSSNSPQPSTEHHKALGDGVLSLRCEHWRRGLLHL; encoded by the exons ATGGCCCTTCCTCCCTCAACCACATTG CACAATGGGAGGCCGTATTGCCACAAGCCATGTTACGGGGCTCTCTTCGGACCCAGGG GGGTGAATATTGGTGGTGTGGGCTCCTATCTCTACAATCCCCCCACTCACACCCCTGCCAGCAGCACTTCCCTCAGCCCCAGCAGCTTCAGCCCCCCTAGACCCAGGACTGGCCTTCCCCAGGGAAAGAAAA GCCCTCCCCACATGAAGACATTCACTGGGGAGACTTCACTGTGCCCTGGCTGTGGGGAGCCCGTCTATTTTG CTGAGAAGGTGATGTCTTTGGGCAGAAATTGGCACCGGCCCTGTCTGAGGTGCCAGCGCTGCCAGAAGACCCTGACTGCTGGGAGCCATGCTGAGGTGTGCAGGGCAGGGATGGGTGTGTATGCTGGGAGGAGGGAGACTGGAGATGGGAAGAGACAGGCTGAGATgggctttctttttctctccttgtcCCAGCATGACGGCCTCCCCTACTGCCACGTCCTGTGCTATGGCTGCCTGTTTGTCCCCAAAGGTGGGCAGCCCTACCCTGACGCTGAACCTAGAGTATGGCATGTATATGGCCTGTGGGGATGTGAACAACTTCCCCTGTGGTCAAACACACCCCAGCCCTCTTCCAATTCCCCGCAGCCCTCAACTGAGCACCATAAGGCCCTTGGTGATGGGGTTCTCTCCCTCAGGTGTGAACATTGGCGACGTGGGCTGCTACATTTATGA